In one window of Arachis ipaensis cultivar K30076 chromosome B06, Araip1.1, whole genome shotgun sequence DNA:
- the LOC107605643 gene encoding uncharacterized protein LOC107605643 yields the protein MGRSSDMDAEMTEVAPSAAEAPPLGAVPSSSGESDSVRDLLTLARQFINQGKPSQALQAVIVAMKSKGGDEAVFQSLHRAREVYRSRLQDNAAVDQLASLFAECAIAEAQPVIIEPSATNTLVPSIASPSISSDAHGTSILAETGRMQVVLDAVSDGSSFICLKCGGLVSNHRKDEHYAYWCS from the exons ATGGGAAGATCGTCAGATATGGACGCCGAGATGACGGAGGTGGCGCCGTCTGCGGCGGAGGCACCGCCGCTAGGGGCGGTTCCGTCGAGCTCCGGCGAAAGTGACTCCGTACGCGACTTACTCACATTGGCTCGCCAATTCATCAATCAAGGAAAACCTTCCCAAGCTCTCCAAGCT GTAATTGTAGCAATGAAATCCAAAGGTGGGGATGAAGCTGTATTTCAGTCCTTGCATCGTGCTCGTGAGgtgtatagaagtagacttcaaGACAATGCTGCTGTTGACCAGCTAGCTTCTTTGTTTGCTGAGTGCGCCATTGCCGAAGCTCAGCCTGTAATAATTGAACCATCTGCAACTAACACCCTCGTCCCTTCAATTGCCAGCCCGTCAATTTCTTCTGATGCTCATGGGACGTCCATACTGGCTGAAACCGGCAGGATGCAAGTAGTATTGGATGCGGTTTCAGACGGAAGCAGCTTCATCTGTTTGAAGTGTGGGGGCCTTGTTAGTAATCATCGTAAAGACGAGCACTATGCATACTGGTGCTCTTAA